CCTCGGCGGTGGGGTACTCGTAGACGACGCTCGTCTTCGGGTGCTCCTGGCCGGTGAGGTACTTGAACTCGGTGCAGCGCGTGTACGGGTACTCGTTGGGGAAGTTCACCACCGGCGCTTCCTGGAACTTCTCCTGGCTGTGCGTCTCGTGGCGGAAGTTCAACGAGCGGTAGGGCAGCTTGCCGTAGCAGTAGTCGAAGTACTCGTCCACGGGGCCCGTGAAGATCATCTCCCGGTAGGGGATGACGTCCTTCACCTCGTGGTAGTCGGTGTTGAGCAGGATCTTGATGTTCGGATGATCCAGCATCCGCTCGAACATCCGGGTGTACCCGTGCTTGGGCATCACCTGGTACTTGTCGCTGAAGTAGCGATCGTCACGGTTGGTGCGCACCGGGATGCGGGCGATGACCGTGGCGTCCAGCTCGCTCGGATCCAGGCCCCACTGCTTGCGCGTGTAGTTGCGGAAGAACTTCTCGTACAGCTCGCGCCCCACCTTGCTGAGCACCACGTCCTCGGAGGTGCGGATGGCCTCGCGCTTCTCCGCCAGCTTCGCCAGGAACTGCTCCACGTC
The sequence above is drawn from the Archangium gephyra genome and encodes:
- the glf gene encoding UDP-galactopyranose mutase is translated as MFDYMIVGAGFAGSVMAERLASVHGKKVLIVEKRPHIGGNAYDHYNDDGVLVHKYGPHIFHTNSQDVFDYLSRFTEWRPYMHRVLASVDGQLMPIPINLTTLNQYFGLNLTSFDVEQFLAKLAEKREAIRTSEDVVLSKVGRELYEKFFRNYTRKQWGLDPSELDATVIARIPVRTNRDDRYFSDKYQVMPKHGYTRMFERMLDHPNIKILLNTDYHEVKDVIPYREMIFTGPVDEYFDYCYGKLPYRSLNFRHETHSQEKFQEAPVVNFPNEYPYTRCTEFKYLTGQEHPKTSVVYEYPTAEGDPYYPVPRPENAELYRKYEALAKDTPGVHFVGRLATYKYYNMDQVVAQALTLCTKIIGVRRRELLDMQVEGHA